A genomic stretch from Aedes albopictus strain Foshan chromosome 2, AalbF5, whole genome shotgun sequence includes:
- the LOC109398552 gene encoding uncharacterized protein LOC109398552, producing MTEAAAATVSEIGDNNGRQPDYYIGRSGIPRLVGGSRLGGAVEQQRTARRRRGTMSNQCGGPSGGNSVVGTTDLVKLNKCLYNLTVRNRNGSNRTESDSPSPNHKSKSPTTGSDSDNNGNNNSIWRGPMCSATSTVITTGLCNSRRNSVTSSRGSSSSSSSSIPRSSSAHWTHLGGRNAVSRHNGVSREGRSPPPHSTTMLLSDRQRRNATATGGDSNRRIDRGECESSSLMRQCRFTVAVRRPPPPTSAAASTDNRLSYQRKYDRSIFGYNRLDQIVLPPLQI from the exons ATGACTGAGGCTGCCGCCGCGACGGTTTCGGAGATCGGTGACAACAACGGTAGACAACCGGACTACTACATTGGACGGAGTGGAATTCCGCGACTTGTGGGAGGATCGCGACTGGGGGGTGCCGTTGAACAGCAGCGAACAGCAAGAAGAAGACGAGGAACGATGAGCAATCAGTGTGGAGGACCTAGTGGTGGGAACTCGGTCGTAGGTACTACTGACCTAGTGAAACTGAACAAGTGCCTGTACAATCTAACGGTGCGCAATCGAAACGGAAGCAACAGAACCGAAAGTGATAGCCCAAGCCCAAATCATAAATCAAAATCGCCCACTACGGGCAGTGATAGTGATAACAACGGTAATAATAATAGCATTTGGCGGGGTCCGATGTGTTCCGCGACTTCAACGGTGATAACAACGGGATTGTGCAATAGCCGACGGAATTCCGTTACGTCATCCCgcggttcgtcgtcgtcgtcgtcgtcgtcaattccTAGGAGCTCCTCAGCTCATTGGACTCATCTTGGTGGCAGAAATGCAGTTAGTAGGCATAACGGAGTTAGCAGAGAAGGAAGGTCACCGCCACCACACTCGACGACGATGCTGTTGAGCGATAGACAACGCAGGAATGCGACGGCGACCGGTGGTGATTCCAATCGGCGAATCGATCGCGGAGAATGCGAGAGCAGTAGCCTGATGAGACAGTGCAG ATTTACAGTGGCGGTACGAAGGCCACCTCCTCCCACTTCAGCAGCCGCCTCGACCGACAATCGCCTCAGCTATCAGCGAAAGTACGATCGCTCCATCTTCGGCTACAACCGGTTGGACCAAATCGTGTTGCCACCGTTGCAAATCTGA